The genomic stretch agtatttttaaaaatatttctaggcTTTGTCGGAAGCGGTATGTTGACAGCATCCGTAGCGGGATCTATTTTTGCAGCACCACCGTCTATACATATCACACAAGCTCTTCAATGCATTGCAGAAAATAACAAAGGTTCTATATATCTTGTACGCTTTTTGTGTCCGGtttattgttgtaaaaaatgtttcattaacGTCACGTTATCGTCTCCTTCTAGCTGGCATTCTTGTTGTGGTACCTAATTATACGGGGGACTGTTTGAACTTTGGCATAGCGATCAAGAAGGCTCAACAAGCGGGCATCAAGGTGATAAAATCTCAATTCTGtttcctatatataaatatatttcaaatatatacaagagaataaagaaagaaaccaATAAAcagacaatattttaaaaaatgttataaaaaatttttgaagaatgtttttaaaataatggattctcttttaattattaaaaaaatgtttatattaacattcaatttttaaatgtatttttaatatttattattcattaattttatattgtttgctCATTGGATGTTAATATacctaaacattttttttttaatgattaaaggGGATTtaacacattattttaatgtttttaaaaaagttttcaaaaacattttcaagCATATTGTCTTGCTCattgagaaagagagcgggtaatgaaaatattattatgaatatttcaaaaagtttAGGTAGAGGAAATAATTGTCGGCGATGACTGCAGCATTCCCGCAAGCGAGCAGAGCGTGGCTGGTAAACGCGGGCTTGTGGGCATGTTATTCGTTATCAAAATTGCGGGCGCTTTTGCCGAAAGAGGACTTTCTCTAACTGAGGTAGCGGAAATTGCGCAGAATGTATCACGAAACACAGCGACCTACGGAGTGGGGCTATCCGCCTGCACTTTACCAGGTAACGTGACAATTAGAGATAATCGTAAGTTACCGTTATGTTCGAGACGAGACAACCATACATGTGCGTTATATATAGGTCAGTATCACTAGGCAGCTACTTTCGAACGTTTATTCTCGAGTTATCGTTGTTTAAGTAtagtttttccaaaatatcttGAAGaggtataaataattttagtaagaAGCCGCTGAGAGCTCAGAAACTccgtattgatattttattaaagaagaaaaattaattttacaccaataaaaaaatttccaccTACGATATCCAACAGTTTATTTTAGAATCACCCTGTATGTTACTGAGAGAAAATTGAATGCAGGTCAAGGCCTCATGTTCGAGCTTGCACAGGACGAGATAGAGTGTGGAATGGGTGTACACGGGGAGGCGGGATACGAAAGAATCAAGCTCGGGACCGCATCCGCGTTGGTGACGCTAATGCTGAAACGCATTTGCGAGGCCTTATCTTTGGCCGCTAATGACTCGGTCGCGGTAATAGTTAACAATTTCGGTGCTTTAAGTCAATTGGAGCAAGGGATCGTCGTTCACGAGATTGTAATTCAGCTTCGTGAGTATAATgttatcttaattttcttgTGTATAATACGGCAATTTAAAGCGTGGCAgattaattatactatattaattatattctttgacaAACTACTAAATTTTGAATCTTTAAACTTCTatcaaatgtttatttttgttcctgcaagaattattttcattatatatatgtatataattgtaactttttatttaactaactttattttgacaaactctcttttattatataataatattatttttttttcatttataggAAATATGAATATAGAGCCTATTCGCGTCTATTCCGGCGTTTTAATGACATCTTTGAATAGCGCTGGTATACATGTGAGTTTGCTCAAATTAACTGAAAGTCACGGAGATGTATTCGTCAAGTGCCTCGACGAGGAAACAATGGCACCTTGTTGGCCGGGTTGCAGCTATAGCATTCCTTCGACTGTCACTCGCCCCCTATTTAAAGACGCGGAAAAGAAGAAAGCAGAGAAGATAGGAATATCGTTAAATGCACACGAGCAACGTCTGATCAAAGTGTGTTTAGAAAACGCATGTGCAGCTATTGTCGAGCAAGAGGCATATCTCAACGAGCTGGACCGCGGTTGCGGAGACGGAGACTGCGGTTCGACTCTGAAAAGATTTGCCGACGGTATGTGATACACGTGtatattatacgtattatACTCTcacttcttttatttatttattcaaaatttagaatataaatatatgttaatattcgatatatcaaaataatattgatgcatataaatctattaagtaaatttactatatattatctcttttttatatatttataggtatattgaataatttggaTAACTTATCCTTGTCACATCCAGCAACGTTGTTATCAGAAATAGCGAATATAGCGGAGGAACATATGGGCGGAACATCCGGagctttatattgtttattcttTACGGCTAGTGCGAAGGAGCTGGCTTTATCCAAGCAAGGAGAGAATTTGCGACATGTTTGGTTTTGCGCGTTCCGCAGCGgattaaattgtttagaaaaatatggGAAAGCAAAAGCTGGAGACAGAACTAtggtttgtatttatatacagataAGATAtgtgtgttattattattagcgatAGAATACTGTTTGCTggcaattttgttataatagaaaagaaattaattatatcgtcaaaattcaatatttagagaaatacACTAGAATTATaagaagattatattaatcgatatatttagatCGATACAATGGACGCAACGTGTACGATGTACGAGAGAATGTTGAAAGAATATCCGAGCGATTTTTACGATAGATTAATTGCGGCGGCATGGAAAGGATGCAATTCTACGAAAGATATGAAACCCAAgtgagt from Cataglyphis hispanica isolate Lineage 1 chromosome 11, ULB_Chis1_1.0, whole genome shotgun sequence encodes the following:
- the LOC126853079 gene encoding triokinase/FMN cyclase-like isoform X2, whose translation is MHRMESYCHQISRKDKVALVCGGGSGHEPFAAGFVGSGMLTASVAGSIFAAPPSIHITQALQCIAENNKAGILVVVPNYTGDCLNFGIAIKKAQQAGIKVEEIIVGDDCSIPASEQSVAGKRGLVGMLFVIKIAGAFAERGLSLTEVAEIAQNVSRNTATYGVGLSACTLPGQGLMFELAQDEIECGMGVHGEAGYERIKLGTASALVTLMLKRICEALSLAANDSVAVIVNNFGALSQLEQGIVVHEIVIQLRNMNIEPIRVYSGVLMTSLNSAGIHVSLLKLTESHGDVFVKCLDEETMAPCWPGCSYSIPSTVTRPLFKDAEKKKAEKIGISLNAHEQRLIKVCLENACAAIVEQEAYLNELDRGCGDGDCGSTLKRFADGILNNLDNLSLSHPATLLSEIANIAEEHMGGTSGALYCLFFTASAKELALSKQGENLRHVWFCAFRSGLNCLEKYGKAKAGDRTMIDTMDATCTMYERMLKEYPSDFYDRLIAAAWKGCNSTKDMKPKAGRASYVKQVRYLTEVDAGAYAAATWIVAIVRTIMQFKE
- the LOC126853079 gene encoding triokinase/FMN cyclase-like isoform X1 produces the protein MTTSKNLINSLDNAVSETLSGLSYAYPRLEYHASHGIVLSPDCRSRKDKVALVCGGGSGHEPFAAGFVGSGMLTASVAGSIFAAPPSIHITQALQCIAENNKAGILVVVPNYTGDCLNFGIAIKKAQQAGIKVEEIIVGDDCSIPASEQSVAGKRGLVGMLFVIKIAGAFAERGLSLTEVAEIAQNVSRNTATYGVGLSACTLPGQGLMFELAQDEIECGMGVHGEAGYERIKLGTASALVTLMLKRICEALSLAANDSVAVIVNNFGALSQLEQGIVVHEIVIQLRNMNIEPIRVYSGVLMTSLNSAGIHVSLLKLTESHGDVFVKCLDEETMAPCWPGCSYSIPSTVTRPLFKDAEKKKAEKIGISLNAHEQRLIKVCLENACAAIVEQEAYLNELDRGCGDGDCGSTLKRFADGILNNLDNLSLSHPATLLSEIANIAEEHMGGTSGALYCLFFTASAKELALSKQGENLRHVWFCAFRSGLNCLEKYGKAKAGDRTMIDTMDATCTMYERMLKEYPSDFYDRLIAAAWKGCNSTKDMKPKAGRASYVKQVRYLTEVDAGAYAAATWIVAIVRTIMQFKE
- the LOC126853079 gene encoding triokinase/FMN cyclase-like isoform X3, which translates into the protein MLTASVAGSIFAAPPSIHITQALQCIAENNKAGILVVVPNYTGDCLNFGIAIKKAQQAGIKVEEIIVGDDCSIPASEQSVAGKRGLVGMLFVIKIAGAFAERGLSLTEVAEIAQNVSRNTATYGVGLSACTLPGQGLMFELAQDEIECGMGVHGEAGYERIKLGTASALVTLMLKRICEALSLAANDSVAVIVNNFGALSQLEQGIVVHEIVIQLRNMNIEPIRVYSGVLMTSLNSAGIHVSLLKLTESHGDVFVKCLDEETMAPCWPGCSYSIPSTVTRPLFKDAEKKKAEKIGISLNAHEQRLIKVCLENACAAIVEQEAYLNELDRGCGDGDCGSTLKRFADGILNNLDNLSLSHPATLLSEIANIAEEHMGGTSGALYCLFFTASAKELALSKQGENLRHVWFCAFRSGLNCLEKYGKAKAGDRTMIDTMDATCTMYERMLKEYPSDFYDRLIAAAWKGCNSTKDMKPKAGRASYVKQVRYLTEVDAGAYAAATWIVAIVRTIMQFKE